In Musa acuminata AAA Group cultivar baxijiao chromosome BXJ3-11, Cavendish_Baxijiao_AAA, whole genome shotgun sequence, one DNA window encodes the following:
- the LOC103971744 gene encoding probable ADP-ribosylation factor GTPase-activating protein AGD8, which yields MASDGFADKNAVFRKVKSKPDNKMCFDCNAKNPTWASVTYGIFLCLDCSAVHRSLGVHISFVRSTNLDSWTPEQLKMMVFGGNNRAQVFFKQHGWTDGGKIEAKYTSRAAELYRQLLTKEVAKSSAEDTGLPASPVAASHSPQALNGLHELKPADTPDDNPNVAYETETTRSPKAPVRSAFISSVKKPIYTKKSASKTGGLGVRKLTTKPNESLYDQKPEEPAPVAVPANSNGTIGQSFPSRFEYMEDTPSIEGTGGFEVINHVAPPKSSSFFQDFGMDGGFQKKSSSISSKVQVQEGNEARQKFSNAKSISSAQFFGDENRASEAQISLEKYTGSTSISSADLFGRENDSGLDLTAADLINRISFQASQDISSLKNIAGETGKKLSSLASGLINDFQARML from the exons ATGGCTTCTGATGGCTTCGCCGACAAGAACGCCGTGTTCAGAAAGGTCAAATCCAAGCCCGATAACAAG ATGTGCTTCGATTGCAACGCGAAGAACCCGACGTGGGCGTCGGTGACCTACGGGATCTTTCTATGCCTCGATTGCTCTGCCGTTCACCGCAGCCTTGGTGTGCACATCAGCTTCGTAAG GTCTACAAATTTAGACTCTTGGACTCCTGAGCAGCTGAAAATGATGGTGTTTGGAGGCAACAACCGCGCACAAGTTTTCTTTAAGCAGCATGGATGGACAGATGGTGGCAAGATTGAGGCCAAATATACATCTAGGGCAGCAGAATTGTATAGGCAGTTACTTACCAAAGAGGTTGCTAAGAGCTCTGCTGAGGATACTGGATTACCTGCATCACCTGTTGCAGCATCCCATTCACCACAAGCATTGAATGGACTTCATGAACTCAAGCCCGCAGATACACCCGATGATAATCCAAATGTGGCATATGAGACTGAAACTACCCGATCCCCTAAAGCTCCAGTTCGTTCTGCATTTATAAGTTCTGTTAAGAAACCGATTTATACAAAGAAGTCTGCAAGCAAGACTGGAGGGCTTGGTGTCAGGAAGCTCACGACAAAG CCAAATGAAAGTCTTTATGACCAAAAGCCTGAAGAACCAGCACCCGTGGCAGTGCCAGCTAATTCTAACGGGACAATTGGTCAGTCATTTCCTTCTCGATTTGAGTATATGGAGGACACACCTTCCATCGAGGGCACTGGTGGCTTTGAAGTGATCAATCATGTTGCTCCACCGAAGTCTTCAAGCTTTTTTCAAGACTTTGGAATGGATGGTGGATTTCAGAAAAAATCAAGCTCCATTTCTTCAAAAGTACAG GTACAAGAAGGTAATGAAGCAAGACAGAAATTTTCAAATGCAAAATCAATATCATCAGCCCAATTCTTTGGTGATGAGAACAGAGCTAGTGAGGCCCAAATATCGTTGGAAAAATACACG GGGTCAACATCCATTTCAAGCGCCGATCTCTTTGGTCGTGAAAATGATTCGGGACTCGACCTGACTGCTGCAGACCTAATCAACAGAATCTCCTTCCAG GCATCACAAGATATATCATCGCTGAAGAACATAGCGGGGGAGACTGGGAAGAAGTTGTCGTCTTTAGCCTCCGGTCTGATCAATGACTTCCAGGCCAGAATGCTTTGA